The sequence below is a genomic window from Dictyostelium discoideum AX4 chromosome 5 chromosome, whole genome shotgun sequence.
caaattcttcacCATCTTCACTTAGTGCTTCATCCTCGATTGGTGAAAGTATTCATAGTTACTCACAATTACCAAATGTTGTACAACCAATTCAAACTCAACCATCTTCAATGTTTACTCCACTACCTGGTGCAAAACCtttgaaaaatcaacaaccaatCGATGATTTATTCTTTGGTACTATTCCACTTTCACAAGTTCCATTATCTTTTCAACAAAACAGCAATATGGCTCTGTTTTCAAATTATAGAAATTTcacacaacaacaagcacaacaacagcaacaacaacagcaacaacaacatgcACAACAACATgcacaacaacaagcacaacaacaagctcaTTTACAAGCACAAATTCAAGCACAAATAATGCAACAAGCtcaacaaattcatcaaGTTCAACAAGCTCAACAAGCATCTCAACAAGCTGCACAACAAGCTGCTCAACAAGCCGCAGCACAACAAGCAGCTCAACAACAAGCagctcaacaacaatctccAATACAAACACAACTATCTCCACCACAACACATTACTCCACAGCATACCCCACAACAACATatacaacagcaacaacaacaccaaaacTATCAAGGTACTGAACCTCATCTTTTAGGTGAGTTTATGTTCTTTAATAGTATTGATGCAAccaatagtaacaataacaataacaacaacaacaacaataataataataataataataataataataataataataataataataataataataataataatagcactcccattgatcaattaaatgaatataGACCCgattataacaataataacaccaATAAAATACTACCAAATATAATTCAATCTTTGAGCGCCTCCtctaataatagtttattttctcatcaacatcaacaacaaaactcACAATCTCCAACCTTACCACCGAGTCAAAATGATTCTGTTCAATTCCATTTTTATCAACCAAttcatcaaaataatcaaaataatcaaaaccaTAACAATTGATCTTTTGTTTACGTTTTTACTATTTACTTATTCCGACTGGCTTGACAAAAAATGAAGaagagaagaaaaaaaaaaaaaaaaaaaaaaaaaaaaaaagaatcttttatttttgatttcaaAGTGGATACGGATAAAGGCGTGAACAATTGTCATTGAGTTGAAAGAGAATAACAAGGCaagattaaataatattaatggtgaattatttcattattattatttacttttattataataattatttttagatagtttttataaatagtttttttttttttgttcctagaaacaaatcaaaaacaaaaacaaaaaaaaaaaagtaactaataaaaataaaaaacaataataataataataaaatcataataataataataataaaaataataataataataataataataataataatctgtCATAAATggttttctaaaaaaaaaaaaaaaaaaaaaaaaaagaaaaaaaacaataaaaatgtaaaaaaaaaaaaaagtaaaaggTGGAATTCATTATtcttatctttttttttttttatttaaaaaaaaaaaaaaaaaaaaaacatatttagtgttaaattaataatctattaaaaaaaaaaaaattattagattaaaaaaataaaccatttgttttttttttttatttccctTTCTTCCAGATCGGAATCGGTTTGTAAGGATGATTTCCTTTTTACAAACACACCAAAAGacagttttttattttttttattttttttacaaactCGAAAGAACTTTATGATTGTTTGGGGTCAAAATGTagttttgtaattttaatgatcatttttttttttttttttttttttttttttttttttttattataaatttattattatatatactGTGCACATATATAagcttttatttttttatttttctttttttttcttttttttttctcttttttttttcttttttttttttttctttttttttccaattggTGCAGTGGGATGGGGATGGATGATGATACAATGATTTACGTTTATTTAAGAGGGTTTTTGTATTTGATGTTCTTGAGAGTTGTTTTGAATTAGTTTAATAGTTGAATggaaaaaatggaaaatggtttttttttattattattattattgttattattattattgaaagaTCTTTACAAGAAGTAGTCTGGAGTACGACGAGTTACATGTGGTTCACCTCTTCTTGGAGCTGGATCAAATTGAAGGCTATAAtagaataataatttaaaatattaatacaatgaaaaaaagtgaaataaaaataaaaaaataaaaactataaacTTACAAAGTatgtttcattttttcatcaatttccATAATAGCAGCAAGATTACCACATCTATAACAATAGTTTGGAGCGGAGAAAATGGTGACAACATTTTGATCATGACACCAATTGTAACCCTCCATAACAAGTTGATGAGCTCTTGCGACTAAAGTTAGGCCGTTATTGTGATTGAATTGTTCAGAGATATCTTTACCAAATGTATAACCGGCACCTCTTGGTGAATATCCAAAACCAAGACGATCATCTGGATCAGACCATAAAAGATCACACATTGCACCTTCGTGTGGTACCTCTTGAACACGATCTAAATTCTCAATATGATCGAGTGTATCAATTGATGGTGATAAACCACCATGAAGACAAAATActtgattttcaattaatgctGTTAATGGAAGATAGTCAAATAAATCTGTAAATAATTTCCAAACATTTGGATTACCGTATTTTCTTAAACATTCATCATAAAAACCATatctaaaaattaaattttaaaataaaaataaaaataaataaattaataaattgaattggtaatattgaagataataaaatttgaaaatgatgatcaaaatgattattattattattattattattattattattattattattattattattattattattattattattattattattattattattattattattattattattattattattattattattattattattattattattattattattattattattaacttaCACTTGTGTAATTTGTCTAGATTCATGATTACCTCTTAAAATGGTAACACGATCCTTATAACGTACTTTTAAGGCAACTAATAAAGTTACAGTCTCTACAGAGTAGAAACCTCTATCTACGTAATCACCCATGAAAAGGTAATTTGTATCTGGACAATTACCTCCAATTTTGAATAATTCCATTAAATCGTGAAATTGACCATGAATATCACCACAAACAGTGACTGGACATCTAACTGGTTGTAcatttgattcttttgaaaGAATTTCACGTGCTTTTTCGCATAAATCTCTTACTTCACTTTCTGATAATGGTTTacattcttttaaaattgaaatatatTTATCTACATCTTGAAATTCACccattctttatttttatatgtatatttattttttttaatatttgtatttctttttcttgttattactttttttttttttttttttttttttttttcttttctaaataacacaaaaaaaaataataaaaaaagtttatttttttttttttttttttttttatttttaaaataaaaaataaattaaataattaataaaaatactttaagggttattattactattattaatgttttttcttttaaaaatatattaatatattactTTAAACGTTTTTTCTTAATATTtacaaaccaaaaaaaaaaaaaaataataataaaaataataaataattatactggtaaaaaaaaattaaaatttcaattatttcctatttctatatttttttattttttttttttgttaattaattgaaaagaaaattttatatataaataaaaataaaaatatacaaaaaaaaaaaaaaaaaaaaaaataaaaaaaaaaaaaaatttaaaaattgaatttttttttttttttttttttttgggtttttttttttttttttaattttaaattttaaaaaataaaaaaaaaaaaatttaaaaaacttctATTTTgaacttcaaaaaaaaaaaaaaaccatcaaAATTTtgtgaatataaaaaaaaattatttttaacttttttatttttttttttttttttttttttttttttgtataaattcattactattattaataataattttaaaattaaaataatttaattttaatttttttttttttttgattttttttttttttttttttgattacaataataattattttatttgtttcattattgttttattattataattatcaccattattaatattttaatttctaagttggtttgtaaataattttttggttttttttaaaaaaaataaaaaaaaataaaaaaataaaaacaagtTTAACATTGAGAACTATTTTAGTAAACAAAATTAATCACAGCGcaaacaaaataaatctaaacaaaaaaaaaaaaaaaaaaaaaaaaaaaaattaaaaaaaaaaaaaatcaaaacttaattttttaaatccgaactatttttttaatttttttatttttttttagtttttttattattatttcgaGTCCACTCACTATAATAAGATATTATGAgcttaaaataaaataaaaaaaaaaaaaaaaaaaaaatagaaaaacaatgacataaatagtttttttaatcttaattttttatatttattccattactattattattattattattattattattattattattattatttttattattatttttattttaattttttattattattattatttttttattattattattatttattctttaaaattttaaaaaatgacggatcaaataaaatttacgCCATCTGGATATGCAAATTGGCCACAGAACAATCAACCAAAGATGACCAATGATCAAGCTATgtccatttttaaaaatattaaatgggcaaataaaatagaatctGTAGATGATTATTTTGAACTAATGAATCTTTCAAAAACTGATAAAAGAGTGAAAGAGGAAGATATAATCAAAGAATTTATATCATTATGtatcattaataaaattagaattaaaacatgttcaaataatgatactGAAAATCAAAGAATTCGTATATTGGAAGAatcattaaaagatattcaattatttttgcAATCCGATTTCAAAAGCTATACACCAAAACCTGTTGAAATAATTGCAAAACAAACATCATATCAGACAAGCTCATCCCTATACACCAAAAAActaacatcatcatcatcatcatcatcatcatcatcatcatcatcatcatctttggAAACAAAAAATGTAGAATTGGAAATCAAACACCAAAAATTGGAAAGGAAATACCAAGAATTGGAAAGGAAATACCAAGAATTGGAAAGTAAATACCAAGAATTGGAAACTGATAACAAAGAATTGGGATGTAAAAACctagaattaaaaatcaaaaaccaaGAATTGGGAATTAATAACAAAGAATTGGAAAATCAAAACCAAGAATTTGAAATCAAAATCCAAGAATTAGAAACCATAATCAATCAAtacaaaaatgaaaatagtgCCAAAGATATGGaaataattgatattaataaaaagaaagaagaaCTTGTAAGAGCCATAGAGAATGAGCtagatgatattaaaaaaaggtatGTGGAACTTGAAAAGGTCAATAAAgaatcaaaagaaaattatgaaaaatcaatttttggATTCCATGAAGCAAGAATTGaagaaatcaataaattagtaataaaatataatgattCACAAAAACAATTGGGAGAGgaaaaaatgaatgtaacctttttaaaaaaaaagattgaaacattaaaaaatgaaaatgaaaaattatcaacaaattgtgataccaccaccaccgccaccaccacaccatcatcattatcatcttcatcttcatctatATCCACATCACCATCACCCTCACCCTTACCATCGCCATCATCTAGTGTATGTATTCCTTCATTTGGATCAGttcctcaacaacaacaacaacaacaattacaacaacagctTGAACTAAAATTACTACCATTGCAATCAAATGCATCATCagcatcatcaccaccatcaccaccactattaccaccaccacaactacCAAATTTCACAGTGTACTTGACAGATGATAGTTTGATGGAAAAAATGTGTGAATTGTTTCAAAAAGCCTTAAAAGATTGTTTGGTTGAAAAATTACCAAGTGATCCTacagaatttaaaaagaattctcTTATACTATTTATAAAGAATATTGGTGGTGCTAGAGCTGATGTTAATGTAGATACTGAAAAAATCAAAGCCTTAATAAACTCTTATGGTATAGTTAAAGATTCAAACTCAAAGTATCCAATTGTCTACACTGTATGTGTTATGGGAAAAATTTCAAGTAACGTTTTCTCCAATGATATATGTGAAtcagttttaataaattacgTTTCACAAAGAAGAGGATTCAGTAAAACTTTAAACAAATCATCAATTCAAACaattcaatcatttattaaaaaagaaaaaaaataaaaaaaccaactttttttttttttttttgattaccttttttttaatttttatttttatttttatttttttatttttttttttttttatttttttataaatttaataataataatattaataataatatttattttttttttattgtaattacttttaattaaaataaaaaaaaaaaaaataataatattaataaatgatcgTTAAACAGTTTGGGTGATCGTAAAAAAATcgaaaacaaatttttttttttttttttttttttttttttttttttttttctcgaAGTcg
It includes:
- the pho2A gene encoding protein phosphatase 2A catalytic subunit, with the translated sequence MGEFQDVDKYISILKECKPLSESEVRDLCEKAREILSKESNVQPVRCPVTVCGDIHGQFHDLMELFKIGGNCPDTNYLFMGDYVDRGFYSVETVTLLVALKVRYKDRVTILRGNHESRQITQVYGFYDECLRKYGNPNVWKLFTDLFDYLPLTALIENQVFCLHGGLSPSIDTLDHIENLDRVQEVPHEGAMCDLLWSDPDDRLGFGYSPRGAGYTFGKDISEQFNHNNGLTLVARAHQLVMEGYNWCHDQNVVTIFSAPNYCYRCGNLAAIMEIDEKMKHTFLQFDPAPRRGEPHVTRRTPDYFL